Within Natator depressus isolate rNatDep1 chromosome 6, rNatDep2.hap1, whole genome shotgun sequence, the genomic segment cccgtcagggaaatccactggctggccgggacagtttgtttaccagcAGCCTCCACAGGTTCCgtcgatcgcagctcccattggctgtggttcaccgttctaggccaatgggggcttcgGGAaggggtggccagcacatcccttggcctccgccacttctcgcagcccccattggcctggcagggcgaaccacggccagtgggagctgcgatcagccgaacctgtggacgctgcaggtaaacaaaccatccaggcccgccagcggatttccctgacaggccacgtgccaaaggttgccgatccctggtctaaccCTTAACCTCACTGGGCTTTCATCTATTAGGACTGAGAGTAAAAGCACACATAGCCTTGGATGATGTGCTGTATGATACAAAGTATCCTAATTAGTAGTTGAAATAAAATAGGGGAGAGGTGGAATTGTATCCTCCCATTGCTTTTTCCTTGAATCACAAGATGTATGCACTACTTACTCCAGTAGAGTAAGGAGGATCTATACACATGGTCTTTGGAAAGTAAGTTAAATTTCTGTGGTTTGTTCTGTGTTCACTCAGCATATCCTGTTCCATTTTGCTACAGTTCGCTGAATTAAATTAGCTACCACTATATTTGGGAAATAAGGGCCTTTGTTTTCCCATTCATATTCTCCCTTCTTTTGTCATGGCTGATCCATAGTAATCGTCCCCAATAGCTGAAGGGAGCTGTAGCATGCTTCCACTGAAACATGCCTTTAGCATAAACCCAGAAGTCCTAAACCTCTTAAATGAGGTTATAAGAACCTGCAATACTTACTCAGTTGAAATTCTTAAATAATGGTGTTTATTACCTCTGAATAAGAGTATTAAGTAAATGGTATACTCATCCTTTTACATAACTTCAGTTAACATTGAGCCAGATTTggacacccccacccaccctgaGCAGTGATTTCAAAGGTACTAATCAACTTGAATAAGGATATCAGATTCTAACCCTGAGAGTTGCAGGGTCAGGACAAATGGAAACCTCAGAAAACCATTGTCTCCAGTAGTTGCTTAGAGCTGTATTGTGCCTTTAGGCCAAACACCACAATGAAGGCTAGGCAGAGCTGCACCACTACATCTTGGGGAGATGGAAGGCATTCAGAGAGAACCCCCTTTGTATTACTTCATAAGAGGATGGAGCATGCTGGCCCCTTCGTAATCTCACTTCCTTCCCATGCATGTTTGGCTGGCTAGTTCTCCTAGCAATATTAGTCATACAACATTCTTGCACTCAGCTGAGCACAAGGACTGTGAATATGTCTGGCCACAGTGTGCACAATCTGGCCCCATATAATGATTTGCTACGATAAAAGTGTTCTCATGCTTAACAGGTCTTCCTcatgcaaaatggaaaaaatctgTAAGTAGGCATGGTTGGAATGTGCATCCTATAACTAGAGAAGCCATTTATAAAtagattttatttataaagtCAATTTACATAAAATACTCTTTAAAAACTGCATATGTACAACTTAAGAAACCCTTGCAAGTGCATACAAAATGCCTTCAAAACATTAAACTTCAGTTTTCAGATAAGTGAACCTTCACACCAGACAAGACTTGGACACCACATTTAAGACAAAACATAATTTTTACAGTCCTTAGTAGTATTGGAAAAAATATTCTCTAAATTGTGTAAGTTCTCAAAACATTCTAGCTGGCAGTGTTAAGGAACAAGGGGATTGGATTTACtataacaactcctcctccctttccctgttTCTACAGTTTCTTGTACAAAAATAAGTCTTCATATTGATAGCGTTCCCATAGGCAGTTCAAGTTACATATAAAATAGAATCTTTGACATTACAAAAATTCCCTCCCCCTTCAGAAAAGGAAGCATCAAGTGTTCATTTTTCACCCCtcccaaataaaaaaacaacaacatatgtGTTAAAAGTTGGAAGCCTGGTAGATTTCCATCACTTGAAATATGAGTATACCAAACCATTTCATTGGCAATTAAAGCCTTGGAGGGCACCATAAACTCCTGTACAACAGCAGTTAAAGATACTGGTCCCTATAACCTATTTACATAATtgcactttcaaaaaaaaaaaaattaagagccaCAGTCTTTTGTTCCAAGTAAGAACCCTGCTAGGTAGGTTCCAAAGCCCAGTCCCTTAAAGACCTTGACAATAGGGCTCCTTGAAGGTAGAAAACATGTTGTAGTAAGAAGAGTCCGTTTTGCTCTTCTGCTGCATCATAATAGGCATCAAGGACAATGAGGTACTGAGGTCCTGCACACCTCTGCTTTCAAGGCTGCtacaaagaaaaagagaaaagggcTATTAGCACTGCAGCATGTGACTAACAGACTCTGCCCAACTTCTGGGAGAGATGCACAGCTTCCTCCCTGGCCACATTTCTACACTAATTAATGTCGGTGCAGTTTAAATCTCTTCCACAAAATGATGTGCCAGTGATTTATTGTCTTTATACTGTTCAAGTAGAACTTGCCCCACATGAAAGCCCATGTAGCTTCTCCACTCCACCCTTCCGTCCGAAAATGACCGCTATACATTTAGTTTCCtcatttgttttgggtttttgccACCCAAATCTGAACGTTTTTATTCTCTACTCCACCCCCAACTTTCAAAACCAGCCAGGTGTCTTATTCAGGTTGCAGCTATTTCCAGTGGTGACTCACCTGGGACCTAAAAGTTGGGGGGAAGTTTGTATGCAGTCGAACTCAAGGACAGCATTTGATTAAACTGGACTCCAACGTCTTCGTGTTAACGAGATGGCTGAAAGGCCAAGTTCATTCACTTTTGCGACgaaactttattattttttggtAGTGCAACCCAATCGCTAAATTAGATCATTCAGCCAGTGCAACCGACTAGCGTAGGGCAACTGATTCTTGCAACCGCGCGGGGCATTTGGGGCATCGCAACCACTAGCTCTTTGCAGCACCACTGCACCTATTGCAATGggagtggggggcggagggtaCAGGGCAGGACACGCACCGGCCGCTTTACCTGCGGGGAGGGGACGCGGCGGAGGTCAGTAGCTCCCGATCCAGCTAGTGAAGTCCAGCAGCTCGCGCTCCTCGGGGCTCAGCGCCCCCTCGTAGCCGCTCTCATCCGAGGAATAAGCCGAGTGCGGGGAGCCCGGCACGGAGCTGCCCTCCCGGCcgccggaggaggaggaggcggaggcgaagGAGGGCGACGCGGAGGAGTAGGAGCAGCCGCCGCCGGGGGCGGCCCGCGCGGGAGGCAGGAGGCCGTCGTGGAAGGCGGCGCTGACGGCGTCGTGCTcgtccagcagctgctgcagggctcgGATGTACTCCACGGCCGAGCGCAGCGTCTCCACCTTGCTCATCTTCTTGCTGGCGGCGCCGTTGGGCACGTGCTGGCGCAGGGTCTGGAAGCCCAGGTTGACCAGCTTCACCCGGTTCCTCTCGCGCTCGTTGCGCCGGGCCACGGCCGCTGCTCCCCCCGCCGGCGGCTGCGGCTGCCCGGCCAGCCCCGGGAAAGCCAGGCGCCTCTTGCAGCGCAGCAGCTCGGGCGAGCCGGAGCGCCGCTTGGAGCCTTTGCAGCGCGCCGCGGAGGAGCTGGGGTTCTGAGCCGGGCCCTTAGCggccaccagcagctgctgctgcggcACCGAGGAGACTGCTCCTGGCATCGGCTGGAACTTCATCCCCAAGGAACCGGCGCCGCATCCGTGCAAGGGAAAACTTGTGCAAGGCGGGGGTGGCTGTTGCATGGCAGCTGCTATTGGCCCGCCGTTCATCTTGGGGCATCTACCCTACCTCAGCCTCCGGGGGGCAGGTGACCGGGGCAGGGCTGCAAGTGGGGGAAAGTttgcaaggaagaaaaaaaaaacttgcaaaatagtttttttggggggaggaaaaaaaacccctgccaaatattttcccctcctccttaaCTGCAAACAGTGGGAGCGTGCCTAGCGCGTGGAGCCGGGCGCTCCCCGCTCAGCCACAACCCCGGCCGCGGCTGCTTCAGTaacccaccccctccccttctttgcagccctgctcccttgcGCGCTGTCAATGCGCCTCTGCAGCAGGTTCCTCCGAGCGCTGCCCCTTATCAACAcgcgctgctgccgccgccgctcGCGAGCCCCCGGGAACAGCACGCGACGCGCCGCGCGCCACACATACAACAGCCCCCCCCTGCTGCTCCCGAGCCTCCTCCCACCCAATGGGGAATTCGCTTGGCAGCTTCGTACGCCCGGCGCGTGGCTCCCGGCGGAGGTTCCATAAACAATCCCTCCCCCCGGAGAGGAGCACGCGCTCCGCCTTATTTGCATCCCAATGCAGCCAGCTTGGGGCCTAGGAAGGCTCCAGTTCTTGCACCTATgagcagcaggcagagagggagACCTTCCTTTGCTTCTGCCCCTGCACGCTTGCCCTGAGTGGAGTGTATCTCTCTCCCACACTGttgccccagagagagagagacagggaaagACCTTTCTTACCCTCAACTCCACCCAACACATGAAGGGACCCGTTCCCTAACTACCCACTCCACCTGCACTGTGAGCCTCAGAACTGCTAAACACTGATGCGCTGTGGAGCCACAAATATTCACACAACGCACCACAgctttattttatatacacaacaATGTTGTTTTTACAACACACTCTGTTTTGCAGCAGTTTCATAataaacccccttcccctccccacaaactgTGTAAATTTAAATGCTACAATATAAGATTATTTTGTATACCCATGTTTGTAGAAGAACAAACACCGTCTGTAACATGTTACCTGATTAACTGTCCTTTCAAACTTTCTACCCAAACATCACCTTTGGCCTGAGACCAAGCGTGGAAAATGTCAGCTCAGAAGAAATTTGAGAAAGGTATGATGAGGAAAAGAAGAGGTGGTCATGGAAGTTAGactgtattgccaaccccaagcactgGGAAATCATGCAGCAGTCCCCAGATAATCATAACATTAACAGTGAAAATCATGAGAAAtgattttaaatactttttggtttctttttgtcttttgcaTCTGTTTTCTGTGCTTTTCAGGTgtatgttttcaagcttttctctgcaaccatgaagtCTACAAACCATTTTTAATGACCACTGAGATTCTCATTCTCTAAGActagatctttaaaaaaaatccaaatattgcTAGACTTGGAATAAAATTGTGAGAACTGGCAATACTGTTTGGCTCTCAGCCTTGATCAGCGCATGTGCTAGCTGTGTCTGTTTAGTAAGTGTTTCTATAGAATCAGCTATATTTTCCCAACACGCTTGGCAGACAGATTTAaatgatacagtagaaccttTTGAATTCATAATGCATTCATAACCTATGTAATGGTATAGCTATAATAAGCTACCATACAGTAGTTATAACAAAATGTATCcctcaaaatgttttgcagcaTTAAAATGATACAATAGAACttagagtagtagccatgttagtctgtattcgcaaaaagaaaaggagtacttgtggcaccttagagactaacaaatttatttgtgcataaagtgagctgtaactcccgaaagcttatgcacaaataaagttgttagtctctaaggtgccacaagtactccttttctttttacaatagaACTTAGTTTTCTATAATTAACTTAAGAAATTGATGATATGGCAGTAATATAAACAAATTGCATATTGAACTCATTTGCTATATAATAAACTGCATCTCCCACAAGACACATTTTGCAGAATTGCATGATAGTTTCAGAAATAAACAGTGCGGGGAGAGAAAAATGAAGTCCCTGGCAGTGCAAAGACCGATGCTCCTGTTTAACATTAAACCTGCAGTAGTTCCTTTtgacttcaagttaagcatgtgtgtaagtgatTGGAGGataagggcaggaggggaaagatgATTTCAGAGACCTGAAATTAAGAGGTGGAGCTGATAAAATAGAGCTAAAGAAAAGCATTTCTAGGTTCATTGGAGCTTCTGACAAGAAGGTCCTTGCACTATTAGTGTCAAGATTGTGTAGAGGGATAGAAGACTAGACAAGTAGTCTATAACAGAGACAATAATCTTGTGTTTAGGGAACTGGATTAGAAGAGAGGAGATTGTggttctgtctccagctcttccacagactgagattttgggcaaatcacttaatctctctatgcttctgttccccctttaaaaaaaaaaaaaagagtgagtgagagagagaatagaaacttccctacctcacagggctgaGGATAAATTAAGATGATTGAGTTATACATCAAAGGAAAATCATTATATATAAAAGAAGCTTCATGTGTTATGTTGGAGCAAGAGGATGGAAGGGGTAAGTGATTTTGAATTGGGCCCTGAAATGAAGGAGAAAGCAAATGGCAATGGCTGGGAAGTGTGATATGATTAGTCCTATTCTTCACGTAGTGGAATTATGATAGCTTTGGATGAAAGGGAAAGCTTTCAGGGCAGAAGGCAAGAACTCCCctctcccatctctctctcttccttcttttCCCATATATGCATGCTTTCTCTCAAAACAGTcttcttcttttaatttttttgtactGAAGTTACTTAACTAAAACCCAGTAGCCTCAATCCAAGCTCCAACAGTGGCAGCTTGGCAAATTTCAGAAAGATCATTATTTTCTGCAATGTCTAAAGAATATGAGCTTAAAAGGGAAGAAGTCAAAAAGTGTTAAAATTAGTATGCTAATACTCTTTAATACAGTAAGTGACTTTTATGGAAAAACTCTTCTGTTCTTGATTAAAACATAGtacttaaataaaaacatttttttttccaatcctACCTTCCACTGGTTGAGAATCAGGAATTTTAAATAATTAGTCTATGCTCATTAATAGAACTAGATAAGTAACTTTATTCCATTTCACAATAATCATATATAGTGTCCACTTTCCTCTTTGTGATGTCACCATAATGTTTTGCTTGATAGAGATGTGAGCACTACACTTCCATCTCACAGGCCATGGAAACCTGATTCAATGCAGTTGCAACAAAACCAGTGTATAGCTTTGACTTTTATGCACTATTTGGCTGCCCTGTGTGGAGAGGACCCACATTAAGGTCCATGTTAAAAAACAATGTTTGAGATTAGGTCTTCCAACATTTACCTGTGAATGATTAGAAACACTGTAGCAGTATGATCCATATTTAGTTCAGAAAACATAGAGGATGCTAGTTCTTTGGGAGGAGGATCCAGAAGAGAGATCAGGGATGGTTCTGTTCCCATTACTGGAGTATGCCCCTTCGTCCAAGAGATTCACAATTTGGGAGTCCTCTTGGTACCTTGTTTGCTTATAGAACTATAGGTGGCAATGTACTTTTAACTTGTATATGAGGCTAAttacttcagattttttttcagatctGCACCTTGCCATGTTAATCCTTGCCTTTAGCTTCCAGACTGGATTACTGCAATGTGGTGTAGATGGGGTTATGCTTAAAGACCACTCAGAACAAGTGAAAGCTGGTGGAAAATTCTACTGCCTGTTTCCCAGTGTTAGACGATGG encodes:
- the ASCL2 gene encoding achaete-scute homolog 2; the protein is MNGGPIAAAMQQPPPPCTSFPLHGCGAGSLGMKFQPMPGAVSSVPQQQLLVAAKGPAQNPSSSAARCKGSKRRSGSPELLRCKRRLAFPGLAGQPQPPAGGAAAVARRNERERNRVKLVNLGFQTLRQHVPNGAASKKMSKVETLRSAVEYIRALQQLLDEHDAVSAAFHDGLLPPARAAPGGGCSYSSASPSFASASSSSGGREGSSVPGSPHSAYSSDESGYEGALSPEERELLDFTSWIGSY